From Serinicoccus profundi, the proteins below share one genomic window:
- the ligD gene encoding non-homologous end-joining DNA ligase — MSSQQVSVAGRTLRVSNLDKVIYPSTGTTKGEVLTYYVSHADQILPELAGRPVTRIRWPEGVAQAHFFEKNLPSGAPDWLPRVTVPTPGSSRGHTHLTFPLVTDVAVLVYLVNLGSLELHVPQWRIDDEGVPLPPDRLVIDLDPGPGAGLAECSRVALLVRERLDAVGLGSRPVTSGSKGMQLYADLEGTRSADEVSAVTKALAESLAEAHPDLVTARMSKAVRPGKVFLDWSQNNGAKTTICPWSLRGRERPQVALPREWSEVEGAASGDVDLRQITMDEV, encoded by the coding sequence GTGAGCAGCCAGCAGGTGAGCGTGGCCGGACGCACGCTCCGGGTGAGCAACCTCGACAAGGTGATCTATCCCTCGACGGGCACGACGAAGGGCGAGGTGCTCACCTACTACGTCTCGCACGCCGACCAGATCCTGCCGGAGCTGGCGGGGCGACCGGTGACCCGCATCCGATGGCCCGAGGGCGTGGCCCAGGCCCACTTCTTCGAGAAGAACCTCCCCTCGGGCGCGCCGGACTGGCTGCCCCGGGTGACCGTGCCGACGCCGGGGTCCTCCCGCGGCCACACCCATCTGACCTTCCCCCTCGTCACGGATGTCGCCGTGCTGGTCTACCTCGTCAACCTCGGCAGCCTGGAGCTGCACGTGCCGCAGTGGCGGATCGACGACGAGGGGGTCCCGCTGCCCCCGGACCGCCTGGTCATCGATCTGGACCCGGGCCCCGGCGCCGGCCTCGCCGAGTGCTCGCGGGTGGCGCTGCTGGTGCGCGAGCGGCTGGACGCCGTCGGCCTGGGATCGCGCCCGGTGACCAGCGGGTCCAAAGGGATGCAGCTGTATGCCGACCTCGAGGGCACGCGCAGCGCCGATGAGGTGAGCGCCGTGACCAAGGCGCTGGCCGAGAGCCTGGCGGAGGCCCACCCCGACCTCGTCACGGCGCGGATGAGCAAAGCCGTGCGCCCGGGAAAGGTCTTTCTCGACTGGAGCCAGAACAATGGCGCCAAGACGACCATCTGTCCGTGGTCGCTGCGCGGCCGAGAACGCCCCCAGGTCGCGCTCCCGCGGGAGTGGTCGGAGGTGGAGGGTGCAGCCTCCGGAGACGTCGATCTCAGGCAGATCACGATGGATGAGGTCTGA